TTTCGCTGCGCTAATTGCTGCGACAACTGAATAGCTTCCTGTGATTTGATTGTAAATTTGTTAATGTTCATGTTTTTATGATTTGATGATTATTTTTTTAAATATTCGATATCATTAAAGTTAAGATTTATACAGCTACATTTTTAGCTCAAAAAAATTAACTTTGTAATTCAATAGACAAATTATATTCCATAGCAAAAAAACAGACAAAACGGCATTTAAAATTGAATTTAATCGATTTTAACAAGTCAAAAAGTCATAAATCAAGCCAAATATGAGTTTTTTCAATTCAATCTTCGGAAGTTCAGATCATTCAGAAATCCCAAAAAGCAATGTAAACTGGACCGAATTAACCAACATTCTTCAATTACAGGAAGTAGAAGCAATATCACACGAAAAACCAGTCGTGATTTTCAAACACAGCACAAGATGCAGCATCAGCCGAATGGCTTTAAAACAATTTGAAAGAGAATATGCTCTTGAAAATATTGTTGATGCTTATTTTTTAGATTTGATTGCACATAGAGATGTTTCTAATGAAATTGCCAGTAAATTTGGTGTATATCATGAATCACCACAATTAATTTTAATCAAAAATGGAAAAGCTGTTTACAATGTTTCACACAGCGATATTGATGCTACAGCATTAAAAAACAAGATTTAAGTCTCTTCGTTTTAAATAAAGATTTCAAAGGCAGAGTTACACCTCTGCCTTTGAAATTTTCACCAATTTCATTGATTTACCATTATAAATAAATCTTAATATCGACTTAGGTTGCTACCTTTTTCATAAATTTGAAAAAAATTAAATCAATTGAAGAAATTACTCTTTTTCATATCTTTTTGTTTGCTTATAGGAAGTTTCCAGACAGTTTCAGCCCAAACTCCTAAGAAAATAATAGTTGAAAACTCAGACTTTTCAGATGTCAACGAAGTAGAAATTCCCGGAGCACTTTTGCTTACCGGAAATGTAAAAATAAATCATGATGGTGTAGTCCTTACTTGCAATAAAGCCTATTTCTTTCAAAAAGAAAATTATATAAAAGCCTTCGGTAACGTACAGCTTGTACAAGGTGACACCTTATTTTTAAATAGTAAATATGCTGAATACAGTGGTAACGTAAAAAAAGCTTTCGCAACCGGAAACGCTGTTATGACTTCTCCTGATGCAACATTGCAAACTGACACCATCAATTTTGACAGAAATGTTCAGGAAGTTTTTTACAATACTAAAGGCACAATTGTAAACAAAGACAATACCCTGGTTAGTAAATCCGGAAGGTATTACGTGACACAGAAAAAATTTCAGTTTTTAACAGAAGTAGTACTTACAAACCCTAAATATGTTATGAAATCTAATCACTTAGATTACTATAGTAACTCAGGGCACTCTTACTTATTTGGACCATCAACCATCACAAGTAAAACAAATTATATCTATACTGAAAATGGTTTTTATGACACAAAGAAAAACCTCGCCCATTTCCTGCGAAAATCATATATTAAATATGACGACCGGCGAATAGAGGGCGACAGTTTATACTACAATCGTAATACCGAATTTGCATCAGCAACACGAAATGTAAAAATTACAGATTCTATAAACAAGGGAATCGTAAAAGGTCATTACGCCGAATTATACAAACTAAAAGATTCAATGTTTGTAACCAAAAGAGCGGTTGCCATAAATCTGGTCGAAAATGATTCAGTCTATATTCATGGCAAAAAATTAATGGTCACCGGAAAAGAAGGCGAAAGAATTATCAGAGCTTTTAATAATGTTCGCTTTTTCAAAATAGATATGAGCGGAAAATGCGACTCACTTCATTCAAACAGTAAAACTGCCCTCACGAAACTAATAGGAAAACCCATTTTATGGAATGCTGAGAGCCAGATCACAGGGGACCTCATGCACTTAATTGGAGACAATAAAACCCGAAAAATAGACTCGCTTAAAGTGTTCAATAATACCTTTCTAATCTCTAAAGATACACTTGGAACAGGTTACAACCAGGTCAAGGGTATGAACCTCATTGGGAAATTCAGGGATGGAAAGTTACATGATGTCGATATAATAAAAAACACCGAAGCGATATATTACGCAAGAAATTCAGCAAACGAACTTGTGGGAATTGACAAAAGTGTAAGCAGCAGAATCAATCTTATTATAGAGAATAACAGAGTTGAAAACATAACTCTTTTTAAGAATGTTCAAAGTGATAGCTATCCAGAAGATGAGTTGGCGGAAAATGACCGAAAATTAAAAGGTTTTGTCTGGCGTGGAGACGAAAGGATAAAATCAAAGGATGATATTTTTCCTCCTGAAGAAAACGAACTCAACGATAAATTAGTCAAAGAAGGTAAAGCAGAAGATGCAAAACCCAATGTTCCTATGAAAATCAGGAAGGAAACACTAAATTACGACAAAAAGAAGCCTGCTGCTAAAACCAGTAAAGGAACTAACAAAAAAGCTAAAAAATAATTTTTAGTAAAAAGCAGGCTTTAAGCAACCGAAAGAATCAAAACATCAAAATCTTAGTTCTCAAAAAATGAATCCAGATTTTATAAAATATCAGGCACAGACTTCTCCATATCCACTAGGAATGGAAGTTTCACATGCAATAGGCTCCTATATTTACGATACAGGTAATAAAAAATATTTAGATTTTGTTGCTGGTGTTTCAGCCTGTACACTTGGACATCAGCATCCAAGGGTCAATCAGGCCATAAAAGACCAGCTGGATAAATATTCACATGTAATGGTTTATGGAGAATACTCCCAAAGTCCTGCCGTGCAATATTGTAAACTAATAGCTTCACTGCTTCCGGAATCATTAAACAAAACCTATTTAGTGAACTCTGGTACTGAAGCAATCGAAGGCGCCCTTAAATTAGCCAAACGTTCTACAGGCCGCAGTCAATTAATATCATGTCATAATGCATACCACGGAAACACCATGGGATCTATGAGTGTTATGGGATTCGAAGAACGCAAACAAGCCTTTCGTCCTTTGCTTCCTGATGTTGATTTTATAACTTTCAACAACGAAGAAGATTTACAAAAAATAACCACACGAACAGCCGCAATCTTACTTGAAACAATTCAGGGAGGAGCTGGTTTTATTGAACCAAAAGGCAACTTTCTGCAAAAAGTACGCAAACGCTGTGACGAAGTTGGTGCTATGATGATTGTAGATGAAATCCAGCCTGGCTTTGGCCGCACCGGAAAGTTGTTCGGTTTCCAAAATTATGATGTCGTTCCCGATATTGTAGTTATGGGAAAAGGAATGGGTGGCGGAATGCCGGTAGGTGCTTTTACAGCATCCGCAGAAAAAATGGATCTTTTAACCGAGAATCCAAAATTAGGGCATATTACAACTTTTGGAGGTCATCCTGTCATTGCGTCAGCCTGCTTAGCAACTTTGAAGGAATTAACTGAGACTAATCTGATGCAGGAAACTTTAGAAAAGGAAAAACTCTTCAGATCACTTTTGGTACATCCTTTGATAACAGAAATTAGAGGAAAGGGATTAATGCTTGCCGCAATGACCGAAAGTGCTGAAATAACGAATCAGGTCATTTTAAACTGTCAGGCCAAGGGACTCATTTTATTCTGGCTATTATTTGAAGGATGCGCCATTAGAATAACACCGCCATTAACCATTTCTGAAGAAGAAATAAAAGAAGGATGTGCCATAATTCTCGAAGTTATGGATGAAATTTTGAATAATAACGAAGAGCTTAATTAGGAGCTATTTCCAGCTATACGTTGCAATCTTTTTTGAAGCTGAAAAATGCTTCAAAAAAGGATTTCCACTTCTATCTGGGCTATGGCTTCCCGTTAAAAAGAAACTTTAGATAATAAACACATTAATCTTTTATAAATCAAAGATTAAAACTAAAAACAGAACATATTTCCTGTCCATATTGTTAATTAAATTGTTCAAAACAATAAATTTCCTTTCCTCACAAAATAATATGGTTGCCTAAATTTATAACAGGCTAATTTCAAAAACAAAAAGTATGCAATTAAGCAACGAAGAAGAAGATTATAACCTATCCCTATCCAAATTTGAGTCGATGTTAAAAACCAACAAAGTACTCTTTTTTGATTCTGAAGAATTCGAAGAAATTATTCTTCATTATTTAGATATAGGTAAGGCTAATTTAGCAAAAAAAGCCTTAAAACTTGCATTAGACCAACATCCAAAATCTACAGGCTTAAAATTAGTACAAGTAGAAATGCTGGTTTATGATGACAAACTTGACATGGCTGAAAAGCTTTTAAACGAGTTGTATGCAATTGAACCTAACAACGAAGAAATTTACATCCAGAAAGCCAATATTTGTTCCAAAAGAGACCAGCACGAAAAAGCAGTAGAATTGCTTAAAATTGCCCTGCAATACACAGATGATTTTGCTGACGTTTATAACTTAATGGGAATGGAATATCTTTTTATGGATAATCTTGAGATGGCAAAAGACAGTTTCATCAAATGTCTTGAAGAGGACATAGAAGACCAGTCAGCACTTTACAACGTAGTTTACTGTTTTGAATTTTTAGACCAAAATCAGGAAGCTATTGCTTATCTTAATGAATATATCAACAAAAACCCATATAGCGAAATCGCCTGGCATCAGGTTGGACGATTGCATTACGGGATAAAAGAATACGAAAATGCGATTCGTGCTTTCGATTACGCAACGCTCATTGATGAAGAATTTCTGGGAGCATTCATGGAAAAAGCAAAAGCATACGAACGTCTTAAAAAATATGCACAGGCAATAGAAAGCTACAACCGAACCATAGAATTAGATGATGCAACCTCTTATGCCTTATTGAGAATTGGTAAATGCTACGAAAAGCTGGGAAATAATGTCCTTGCATTAAAATATTACAACCAAACAGTTCACGAAGACCCTCTTCTGGACAAAGGATGGATTGCTATTACTGATTTTTATGTGCGCCAGAAAAATTTTCAGAAAGCATTATTTTTTGTCAATAAAGCATTGGCTATAGACAATCAAAATCGTTTATACTGGAAACGTTATGCTACTATAAACAAACAAATGAACTTTTTTGAAGAAGCTGAGTTTGGTTATAGAAAAGCAGTAGAATTTGGAGATTATGCGTTGGATACCTGGTTATTTTGGGTAGATATTCTTCAGTTTTTAGGTGAATTTGAGAGCGCCATACAAACATTACTGCAAGCCTCTGAATATTTTCCGGAAGAAAACGAAATAGAATACCGTTTGGCCGGATTGTATTTTATGATTCAGGACAATACAAAGGCAAAGTTTCATTTAAGCAATGGTTTACGTTTAAACTTTGATAACTACATTTTGATTGAAGATCTTTTCCCTGTTGTCTGGTCAAAAAAAATGGTGAAAAATTATATTGAGAAACATAGAAAAGAATAATGATTGATATTTTAAGAAGACGCTTTGGCTTATTAGGCCGTAATATTAGCTACTCCTTTTCAAAAGGATATTTCACAGAAAAATTTAATGACGAAATTTTCGCAGGGAACAGTTACGAAAATTTT
The Flavobacterium flavigenum genome window above contains:
- the ytxJ gene encoding bacillithiol system redox-active protein YtxJ; its protein translation is MSFFNSIFGSSDHSEIPKSNVNWTELTNILQLQEVEAISHEKPVVIFKHSTRCSISRMALKQFEREYALENIVDAYFLDLIAHRDVSNEIASKFGVYHESPQLILIKNGKAVYNVSHSDIDATALKNKI
- a CDS encoding OstA-like protein, encoding MKKLLFFISFCLLIGSFQTVSAQTPKKIIVENSDFSDVNEVEIPGALLLTGNVKINHDGVVLTCNKAYFFQKENYIKAFGNVQLVQGDTLFLNSKYAEYSGNVKKAFATGNAVMTSPDATLQTDTINFDRNVQEVFYNTKGTIVNKDNTLVSKSGRYYVTQKKFQFLTEVVLTNPKYVMKSNHLDYYSNSGHSYLFGPSTITSKTNYIYTENGFYDTKKNLAHFLRKSYIKYDDRRIEGDSLYYNRNTEFASATRNVKITDSINKGIVKGHYAELYKLKDSMFVTKRAVAINLVENDSVYIHGKKLMVTGKEGERIIRAFNNVRFFKIDMSGKCDSLHSNSKTALTKLIGKPILWNAESQITGDLMHLIGDNKTRKIDSLKVFNNTFLISKDTLGTGYNQVKGMNLIGKFRDGKLHDVDIIKNTEAIYYARNSANELVGIDKSVSSRINLIIENNRVENITLFKNVQSDSYPEDELAENDRKLKGFVWRGDERIKSKDDIFPPEENELNDKLVKEGKAEDAKPNVPMKIRKETLNYDKKKPAAKTSKGTNKKAKK
- a CDS encoding aspartate aminotransferase family protein; this encodes MNPDFIKYQAQTSPYPLGMEVSHAIGSYIYDTGNKKYLDFVAGVSACTLGHQHPRVNQAIKDQLDKYSHVMVYGEYSQSPAVQYCKLIASLLPESLNKTYLVNSGTEAIEGALKLAKRSTGRSQLISCHNAYHGNTMGSMSVMGFEERKQAFRPLLPDVDFITFNNEEDLQKITTRTAAILLETIQGGAGFIEPKGNFLQKVRKRCDEVGAMMIVDEIQPGFGRTGKLFGFQNYDVVPDIVVMGKGMGGGMPVGAFTASAEKMDLLTENPKLGHITTFGGHPVIASACLATLKELTETNLMQETLEKEKLFRSLLVHPLITEIRGKGLMLAAMTESAEITNQVILNCQAKGLILFWLLFEGCAIRITPPLTISEEEIKEGCAIILEVMDEILNNNEELN
- a CDS encoding tetratricopeptide repeat protein, with protein sequence MQLSNEEEDYNLSLSKFESMLKTNKVLFFDSEEFEEIILHYLDIGKANLAKKALKLALDQHPKSTGLKLVQVEMLVYDDKLDMAEKLLNELYAIEPNNEEIYIQKANICSKRDQHEKAVELLKIALQYTDDFADVYNLMGMEYLFMDNLEMAKDSFIKCLEEDIEDQSALYNVVYCFEFLDQNQEAIAYLNEYINKNPYSEIAWHQVGRLHYGIKEYENAIRAFDYATLIDEEFLGAFMEKAKAYERLKKYAQAIESYNRTIELDDATSYALLRIGKCYEKLGNNVLALKYYNQTVHEDPLLDKGWIAITDFYVRQKNFQKALFFVNKALAIDNQNRLYWKRYATINKQMNFFEEAEFGYRKAVEFGDYALDTWLFWVDILQFLGEFESAIQTLLQASEYFPEENEIEYRLAGLYFMIQDNTKAKFHLSNGLRLNFDNYILIEDLFPVVWSKKMVKNYIEKHRKE